A single window of Paenibacillus sp. SYP-B4298 DNA harbors:
- a CDS encoding class I SAM-dependent methyltransferase encodes MSKEAWKHFFQEDYLFFSEVILNAERTEHEVQALVTMLQLGEGAEILDAGCGQGRISVPLAAKGYNVSALDGSLTMLEAARQRADSAGVSIRFVHADMRDITDSGTYDAVINLGTAFGYVPLIEDDEAILRRVCDALKPGGQFVIDTENRDAKLRGQLGRTWFEMKGVKVWSERTYDAVSGRWREILTWNRGGKEVSSVLELHLYAPSEVVHMLKRAGFEIIGVFGGYDQSPVGMNSERLIVHCSKPGGAR; translated from the coding sequence ATGAGCAAGGAAGCGTGGAAACATTTCTTTCAGGAAGATTACTTGTTTTTCTCTGAAGTGATACTGAATGCTGAACGTACCGAACATGAGGTACAAGCACTTGTCACTATGCTGCAACTTGGGGAAGGTGCCGAGATTCTTGATGCTGGCTGCGGACAAGGAAGAATCTCAGTTCCGTTAGCGGCCAAGGGGTACAATGTATCGGCTCTTGACGGCTCCTTGACCATGCTTGAGGCGGCCCGGCAACGCGCCGACAGCGCAGGGGTGAGCATCCGCTTCGTGCATGCCGACATGCGGGACATCACAGACAGCGGAACATACGATGCAGTGATTAATTTGGGTACTGCATTCGGATATGTCCCTCTCATTGAAGATGATGAAGCGATCCTTCGCCGCGTCTGTGATGCGCTGAAGCCAGGCGGACAATTTGTCATCGATACCGAAAATCGGGATGCCAAGCTCAGAGGGCAGTTAGGCAGGACATGGTTCGAGATGAAGGGGGTGAAGGTGTGGTCTGAGCGTACCTACGACGCGGTCAGCGGCAGATGGCGCGAGATTCTGACGTGGAATCGGGGAGGGAAGGAGGTATCCAGCGTACTGGAGCTGCATCTGTATGCGCCTTCTGAGGTCGTACATATGTTGAAGCGAGCCGGATTTGAAATCATCGGGGTGTTCGGGGGATATGATCAATCCCCGGTGGGAATGAACAGCGAGCGGCTAATCGTGCATTGTTCCAAGCCAGGAGGAGCCAGATAA
- a CDS encoding BtrH N-terminal domain-containing protein: MLNVSSLLLDNEQLNCFESTVVSLASMWGKEPTMLFEGAWDFYYTPAEKTAPSNIGGRVQSSTFEPQSNLRRYVGISIDEYYDIRVKQGIEMAIEPLRQGIPVLFTLDGYHCPWHPEFRNYHSQHLFMVIGIDGGKRELICADHIFAKRIVSLPYGELLEHTLDCIVFHPVPPAEPSLQWFEILHREMERKLRPDKLSSAQGCFSLMRQFAEELGQTTSMKEETDQYRRIDTCPLFAVITRLSNGRLNFADLLDRAADGCGERRLASHANLLRDAAQEWKTVNNILMKTCFMRDPASAFPRVELRIRQLAQLEEGIANDILELTRPAVQEA; this comes from the coding sequence ATGTTGAACGTCTCATCCCTGCTGTTGGATAATGAACAATTGAATTGTTTTGAATCGACCGTAGTCAGTCTGGCTTCCATGTGGGGCAAGGAACCGACGATGCTATTTGAAGGAGCATGGGATTTCTACTACACCCCGGCAGAGAAGACCGCACCGTCGAATATAGGGGGGCGTGTCCAAAGCAGTACATTCGAGCCTCAGTCCAATCTGAGACGGTATGTAGGGATTAGCATCGATGAGTATTACGATATACGGGTAAAACAAGGAATTGAAATGGCGATCGAACCGTTGAGACAGGGCATTCCTGTACTCTTCACGCTGGACGGCTACCATTGCCCGTGGCACCCTGAATTTAGGAACTATCATTCACAGCATCTGTTTATGGTCATCGGTATTGACGGCGGCAAGCGGGAACTGATATGTGCAGACCACATATTTGCCAAGCGTATAGTAAGCCTTCCTTACGGGGAATTGCTGGAGCATACGCTGGATTGCATCGTCTTTCATCCGGTTCCTCCTGCAGAGCCGTCTTTGCAATGGTTCGAAATCCTGCACCGTGAGATGGAGCGGAAGCTAAGGCCAGATAAGTTGTCCTCTGCCCAAGGATGTTTCTCATTGATGCGGCAATTCGCCGAGGAACTAGGCCAGACGACAAGCATGAAGGAGGAGACGGATCAGTATAGACGGATCGATACCTGTCCTTTGTTTGCTGTTATCACTCGATTATCTAATGGAAGGCTGAACTTTGCAGACCTGCTGGATCGCGCGGCCGACGGCTGCGGGGAGAGACGGCTCGCTTCTCATGCCAATCTACTCCGAGACGCTGCACAGGAATGGAAGACGGTGAACAATATATTGATGAAAACCTGCTTCATGAGGGATCCGGCATCTGCCTTCCCGCGAGTAGAACTTAGAATCAGGCAGTTAGCCCAATTGGAAGAGGGCATCGCCAATGACATACTTGAACTTACAAGGCCTGCTGTTCAAGAGGCGTAG
- a CDS encoding glycosyltransferase, with product MDKACRRSRIAIISQKLLGHVIPALGIGQALAEREHDVYFMGHLSLRSLVEGSLVKFVEIGWGMIPMDFISRSMVEISERLRELDIDLLIVDSGMPAPAYCAESLGIPWVSFQTSVPLPDELIPGIPSIVKRAQARYADILNHARRKACLPLLSDERRMRGDMAGLSPYMHLVMVYPEMMEHWEGLPPNTEVIGACAYVPLSEPVSVPDNDRPSVLICSSSLSKVDYRATMTDYIDASIAALEHEPVNLLLSDQSSLRLRQSFPANLHFYDQYPIHDQLFPLSSAVITHGGCNTIQKAMRYGVPLLIIPLGDEQPLLASRCEKLGIAVQVDPDNIQKDAMGEACLRLLEDDTYSQAADRLREQLQTYRPNESGATLVERVLYRR from the coding sequence ATGGATAAGGCATGCAGAAGAAGCCGAATCGCGATTATCAGTCAAAAGTTGCTGGGTCATGTCATCCCCGCGCTGGGGATTGGCCAGGCTTTGGCTGAACGTGAGCATGACGTTTATTTTATGGGACATCTCTCGCTGCGTTCGCTTGTCGAAGGCAGTCTGGTGAAATTTGTAGAGATTGGCTGGGGAATGATTCCGATGGATTTCATCTCTCGCTCCATGGTTGAGATCAGCGAGCGCCTGCGTGAGCTGGACATCGACCTGCTCATCGTTGATTCGGGAATGCCGGCCCCGGCCTACTGCGCAGAAAGCTTAGGTATTCCCTGGGTTAGCTTTCAAACCTCTGTTCCTCTGCCGGATGAGTTGATTCCAGGCATCCCATCTATCGTGAAGCGGGCCCAAGCCCGATATGCGGATATATTAAATCACGCAAGAAGGAAAGCTTGTTTGCCCCTCCTGAGCGACGAACGACGAATGAGAGGGGATATGGCGGGGCTCTCTCCTTATATGCATCTTGTCATGGTATATCCCGAAATGATGGAGCATTGGGAGGGGCTCCCACCGAATACGGAAGTGATCGGCGCTTGCGCTTATGTTCCCTTGAGCGAGCCTGTATCCGTTCCGGATAATGACAGGCCGTCGGTCCTGATCTGTAGTTCTTCTCTATCCAAGGTCGATTACAGGGCTACCATGACCGATTACATCGATGCCAGCATAGCCGCATTAGAACACGAGCCTGTCAATCTGTTGTTATCCGACCAGAGCAGTCTTCGCCTTCGTCAGAGTTTTCCTGCCAATTTGCACTTTTATGACCAATACCCCATTCATGATCAGCTATTTCCCTTATCCAGCGCTGTCATTACTCACGGAGGCTGTAATACGATTCAAAAGGCGATGCGATACGGCGTCCCGCTGCTTATCATCCCTCTCGGAGATGAACAGCCGCTTCTTGCCAGCCGATGTGAAAAGCTCGGTATTGCAGTGCAAGTGGACCCTGATAATATTCAGAAGGACGCCATGGGGGAGGCGTGCCTGAGATTATTAGAGGACGACACATACTCGCAGGCTGCTGACCGGCTCAGGGAGCAGTTGCAGACGTATCGTCCCAACGAGTCCGGGGCGACATTAGTTGAGCGTGTCCTATACAGAAGATAA
- a CDS encoding phytanoyl-CoA dioxygenase family protein has product MKRKQNKGGRQMVLRTWSASENESLAQNGYVVLRQVLAPDEVEGLRSELKSLWFSRYRASGAGSDPGGGNSPDRLFSPIRNAHEESALLRATALDERIQYLMEQIFGEEALVVGGTGFYKAPGSKELPMHQDNYDIGAAPGTSCAAWISLDRTAEVNGGMQFVPGSHRLGLLKPRNPASSSVYAQSVPVPANYAVVSVETEPGDIILFNGNVLHGSHANTTSDRFRMSYVVHYVSYSTEKIFVQHSRLLNKRGERETRRLHKAHAVKRMFAEH; this is encoded by the coding sequence ATGAAGAGAAAGCAGAATAAAGGTGGTCGGCAAATGGTGCTGAGGACATGGTCAGCAAGCGAAAACGAAAGCTTGGCTCAGAACGGATATGTGGTTCTCCGGCAAGTTTTAGCGCCGGATGAGGTGGAGGGGCTGCGATCAGAGCTGAAAAGCTTGTGGTTCTCTCGCTACAGGGCCTCCGGGGCGGGATCCGATCCAGGCGGGGGAAACTCGCCTGACCGTCTATTTTCTCCTATTCGCAACGCCCATGAGGAGAGCGCATTATTGAGAGCTACCGCATTGGACGAGCGAATCCAGTATTTGATGGAACAGATTTTCGGGGAGGAGGCACTGGTTGTAGGCGGGACAGGTTTTTATAAAGCGCCCGGAAGTAAAGAGCTCCCTATGCATCAGGATAACTATGATATTGGCGCAGCGCCAGGCACCTCCTGTGCGGCCTGGATTAGTCTTGACCGCACAGCCGAGGTGAATGGGGGGATGCAGTTCGTTCCCGGCTCTCATCGATTGGGACTGTTAAAACCCCGCAACCCTGCAAGTTCTTCTGTCTATGCCCAATCGGTACCTGTTCCGGCGAACTATGCTGTGGTATCCGTCGAAACCGAACCCGGGGATATCATTTTGTTTAACGGCAATGTACTACATGGCTCCCATGCCAATACGACGTCCGACCGTTTCCGAATGTCGTATGTTGTTCATTATGTAAGTTACAGCACGGAAAAAATATTCGTTCAGCATAGTCGGCTGTTGAATAAGCGCGGGGAACGCGAAACACGGCGGCTCCACAAGGCGCACGCTGTGAAGCGGATGTTTGCAGAACATTAG
- a CDS encoding phosphopantetheine-binding protein — protein MNSGNEVRRLMSNEGCGMMQAGDIQHSSTLYEVGFDSLRFMELVMLLEERFDIELPDEILEVEPGTTVADIITVVEACLEAAAQVGVHYMEEE, from the coding sequence ATGAATAGCGGAAACGAAGTGCGAAGATTAATGAGCAACGAGGGCTGCGGCATGATGCAGGCTGGCGACATTCAGCACTCAAGCACGCTCTACGAAGTCGGATTTGATTCGCTGCGATTTATGGAGCTTGTCATGCTGCTGGAAGAGCGCTTCGATATCGAATTGCCAGACGAAATCTTGGAAGTGGAACCGGGAACCACGGTCGCAGATATTATCACGGTCGTGGAGGCATGCCTGGAAGCTGCCGCGCAAGTCGGCGTTCACTACATGGAGGAGGAATAA
- a CDS encoding aminopeptidase has product MKNMWERIADTLIGHSLQLRAGERVYIQVSGDIAGDLVELLLERILQDGGIPVLRQRSTKQLKAMIKHASIDQFQQWAEFDRREIESSDAYIGIQAEQNSFEWNGCGAAQIEHYRTYYSQPVHMAMASLNKWVLFKHPTYAMAQTAGMSSDELMELYRLSCGIDYGEWSRKAALLGQRLERTSRVRIVSPGTELCFSIEGIPHYICDGKYNLPDGEVFTAPVVSTVSGQIAFNIPARYMGQSYGEATCRFAAGELVEVSGVGAAQLRSILYSDAGASRIGEFGIGLNPYIHQPTGSLNFDEKMGGSIHLAFGQAFPMAYNGNDSSIHFDMVLSQRAADGGGELYFDDELVRKDGMFITSDLKGLNDG; this is encoded by the coding sequence ATGAAGAACATGTGGGAACGTATTGCAGATACATTGATAGGCCATTCCCTGCAGCTTCGTGCCGGTGAACGAGTGTATATCCAGGTTTCGGGAGACATAGCAGGAGATTTGGTGGAGCTGTTGCTCGAGCGTATCCTGCAAGACGGCGGAATCCCAGTTCTTCGGCAGCGATCGACCAAGCAGCTCAAAGCCATGATCAAGCACGCCTCTATCGATCAGTTTCAACAATGGGCCGAATTCGACAGGAGAGAAATTGAAAGCTCCGATGCGTATATTGGCATTCAAGCAGAACAAAACAGCTTTGAATGGAACGGATGCGGGGCTGCACAAATCGAACACTATCGAACGTATTATTCACAGCCGGTGCACATGGCAATGGCTAGTCTGAATAAGTGGGTGTTGTTCAAGCACCCGACGTATGCGATGGCTCAGACAGCCGGCATGAGCTCTGATGAATTAATGGAGCTGTACCGATTGTCTTGCGGAATCGACTATGGAGAATGGAGCAGGAAGGCAGCGCTGCTTGGGCAGCGTCTAGAGCGGACCAGTCGGGTACGCATCGTCTCGCCAGGTACGGAGCTATGTTTTTCGATCGAAGGAATACCGCACTATATATGCGATGGCAAGTATAATCTCCCTGATGGCGAAGTGTTTACTGCGCCTGTGGTGTCAACGGTATCAGGGCAGATCGCGTTCAATATTCCGGCCAGGTACATGGGGCAGTCCTATGGAGAGGCGACATGCCGCTTTGCGGCGGGAGAGCTTGTGGAGGTTAGCGGGGTCGGCGCCGCCCAGTTGAGAAGCATCCTGTATTCCGATGCTGGCGCGTCGCGAATTGGAGAGTTCGGTATTGGACTGAATCCATATATTCACCAGCCCACAGGGAGCCTGAATTTTGACGAGAAGATGGGAGGGAGTATTCACCTCGCATTCGGCCAAGCTTTCCCGATGGCCTACAACGGCAATGATTCTTCCATTCATTTTGATATGGTATTGAGTCAGCGCGCGGCTGATGGCGGAGGAGAGCTCTATTTCGATGATGAGCTTGTACGGAAAGACGGAATGTTTATCACAAGTGATCTAAAGGGGCTAAACGATGGATAA
- a CDS encoding acyl carrier protein: MEIDERIKPCITGIFRHRIEVDEQTNLLKVGVDSINFIRIVVALEEEFDIEIMDAAVKLDNFTSLPRIRSLIAGYLEQRGAGNE, from the coding sequence ATGGAGATAGATGAGAGGATCAAACCGTGTATAACCGGTATATTCCGGCATCGGATCGAGGTGGACGAGCAGACGAATCTGTTGAAGGTTGGCGTCGACTCGATTAACTTTATTCGCATCGTTGTGGCGCTCGAGGAGGAGTTCGATATTGAAATCATGGACGCCGCTGTAAAATTGGACAACTTCACATCGCTCCCACGTATTCGCAGCCTGATCGCCGGTTATTTGGAGCAGAGGGGGGCTGGGAATGAATAG
- a CDS encoding phytanoyl-CoA dioxygenase family protein, translating into MHINPTELEFYHTHGYMIMKNLFSLEELQHLAQIYERRWIDLIRNGGIVQNVEYPLESIYPRIGNYHRYNDDVLRFVLDSRLVGTLQEMIGEDPLALQSVYYYKPPSSRGLYLHQDNHEIFAFPDTCYTAWVSLDRADATNGGLYVAPGSHNLDLLTPRQVDPAQSLYHYTNDLPEGYRLEYLETEPGDAVFFSGNLLHGSLENTSDYRFRRAFAVHYVRTSVEMVTMYRNELYNRHGEKVRRKFNRNRVTEPR; encoded by the coding sequence GTGCATATCAATCCAACAGAACTCGAATTCTATCACACCCATGGCTATATGATTATGAAAAACCTGTTCAGCCTGGAAGAGCTCCAGCATCTGGCCCAAATCTATGAGCGGCGCTGGATCGATCTGATTCGTAACGGGGGCATCGTCCAGAATGTCGAATATCCGCTCGAGAGTATCTATCCCCGTATTGGCAACTATCACCGGTATAACGATGATGTGCTGCGTTTCGTCCTGGATTCCCGGCTAGTGGGCACACTGCAGGAGATGATTGGTGAAGACCCGCTTGCCTTGCAATCGGTGTATTACTACAAACCACCATCCTCCAGAGGGCTATATCTGCATCAGGACAACCACGAAATATTTGCTTTCCCTGATACCTGCTACACCGCATGGGTCAGCCTGGATAGAGCAGACGCTACCAATGGCGGTTTGTATGTGGCGCCAGGGTCGCATAACCTGGATCTGCTCACTCCCCGCCAGGTTGATCCCGCGCAAAGCTTATACCATTATACAAACGACCTGCCCGAAGGGTATCGGCTTGAGTACCTGGAAACCGAGCCAGGCGACGCTGTGTTCTTCAGTGGAAATTTGCTTCACGGATCGCTTGAGAACACATCGGACTATCGATTCCGTCGAGCATTTGCTGTCCATTATGTGCGTACAAGTGTAGAGATGGTCACGATGTACCGTAATGAGTTGTATAACAGGCATGGGGAGAAGGTACGAAGAAAATTCAACCGCAACCGGGTAACCGAACCACGATAG
- a CDS encoding alpha/beta hydrolase: MHERLIEINAPHGRLAAVLHHPGASAEPPSLVIYCPGKNGERSDVHRLGVNFARRAAALGIAVLRFDYSGVGLSDGDYHEMTVSSKVSDTIAVYRYACGLPDLNTATTAFLGFSDGARTALLAANQTGVNRLILWSPLFQEWGGGYPQGRHPRFVRHPLHPLLPVMPWAGLWVGMPFYKDLQQLDLPEQMRSYNGTSIVIYGEEDPLVAEERIRMDTESLPLFDDDSDHRVCAIPQADHLFASIEHGECLLDHTLCWLRSHA; the protein is encoded by the coding sequence ATGCACGAGCGGCTAATCGAAATAAACGCGCCACACGGGAGGCTTGCCGCAGTGCTGCATCATCCCGGAGCCAGCGCGGAGCCCCCATCGCTTGTTATCTACTGCCCGGGCAAGAATGGCGAACGCTCAGACGTTCATAGGCTCGGTGTTAACTTTGCGCGTCGCGCAGCCGCACTCGGTATTGCTGTACTGCGCTTCGATTATTCGGGCGTAGGGCTTAGCGACGGGGACTATCATGAGATGACGGTATCTAGCAAAGTCTCCGATACGATCGCCGTGTATCGATATGCTTGCGGCTTGCCGGATTTAAATACCGCGACCACTGCTTTTCTGGGGTTTAGCGATGGGGCGCGCACGGCACTGCTGGCTGCGAACCAGACCGGCGTCAACCGCTTAATCCTGTGGAGTCCATTGTTTCAGGAGTGGGGGGGAGGGTATCCACAGGGGAGACATCCCCGATTTGTACGGCACCCACTCCATCCTCTGCTGCCTGTTATGCCGTGGGCAGGATTATGGGTGGGAATGCCCTTTTACAAAGATCTTCAACAGTTGGATCTGCCGGAACAGATGCGCAGCTATAACGGTACGTCGATAGTGATCTACGGTGAAGAAGACCCGCTGGTAGCTGAAGAACGCATTCGGATGGATACGGAATCTCTACCGCTCTTTGACGATGATTCCGATCATCGGGTATGTGCTATCCCGCAGGCGGATCACCTGTTCGCTTCTATAGAACATGGGGAATGCCTGCTTGACCATACGTTGTGCTGGCTGCGCTCTCATGCTTGA
- a CDS encoding phytanoyl-CoA dioxygenase family protein, whose amino-acid sequence MQPMITTSEMEFFHEYGYLVKRNVFPYASLQEIASEYKKIWLQMIADGEIVQKTEKPLDSLFPRLRDHYRTNDVVRQFSIHPILVGMAEQLIGEEPLVVQGTYYIKAPQTRGIPIHQDNYDMGIAPGTTLSAWLSIDASDQENGGLYIIPKTHTYDLVIPHITHAVERHEWSEIYDLPQPYEVVDIVTEPGDMVFFNGNLIHGSYRNQTYDRFRQSFVVHYAGISIEKTSVNYNYLLDKHGRRVRRRLNLEPKAVATQGSIFTWKDKGYVY is encoded by the coding sequence ATGCAGCCCATGATCACCACATCGGAAATGGAATTTTTCCATGAATACGGTTATCTCGTGAAACGAAATGTTTTCCCATACGCATCTCTACAGGAAATCGCCAGCGAGTATAAGAAAATCTGGCTTCAGATGATCGCAGATGGCGAGATTGTACAGAAAACAGAAAAACCGCTCGACAGCCTGTTCCCCCGATTGAGAGATCATTACCGGACCAACGATGTCGTCCGCCAGTTCTCGATTCATCCTATATTAGTCGGTATGGCTGAACAATTGATTGGCGAGGAGCCTTTAGTTGTACAAGGAACGTATTATATTAAGGCTCCCCAAACCCGCGGCATCCCGATCCATCAGGATAATTACGATATGGGGATCGCACCTGGAACGACATTATCGGCATGGCTTAGCATCGATGCATCGGATCAGGAGAACGGAGGCTTATACATTATTCCGAAAACACATACGTATGATCTGGTGATTCCCCATATCACACATGCGGTTGAGCGTCATGAATGGAGTGAAATATATGATCTGCCTCAGCCGTATGAAGTTGTAGACATCGTAACAGAGCCGGGTGATATGGTCTTCTTCAACGGCAATCTCATTCACGGGTCTTACCGCAATCAGACCTATGACCGGTTCAGGCAGTCGTTTGTCGTACATTACGCGGGAATCAGTATAGAGAAAACCAGTGTAAACTATAACTATCTGCTGGATAAACACGGGAGGCGGGTTAGACGGAGGCTTAACCTGGAGCCTAAGGCAGTCGCTACTCAAGGTTCGATATTCACCTGGAAGGATAAGGGCTACGTCTATTAA
- a CDS encoding 3-hydroxyacyl-ACP dehydratase FabZ family protein: MEQLLQAEAMHRYPKPWRMFDRVVDIEEQRIATIKLISFSDYYIAGHFPSYSVYPGMLLLEGMKQSAVLLSTCAHCANDVESGLPGMTELSVRFLRPVVPGDTVRFEVNAAWAMDGTDRDRYEGRGTVEGISVCLASFTLPRRRCVCTSG, translated from the coding sequence ATGGAACAACTGCTTCAGGCGGAAGCGATGCATAGGTATCCAAAACCGTGGCGGATGTTTGATCGGGTCGTGGATATAGAAGAGCAGCGCATTGCCACAATCAAGCTGATATCTTTCAGCGACTACTACATTGCGGGCCATTTCCCGTCTTACAGTGTGTATCCGGGAATGCTGTTATTGGAAGGAATGAAACAATCGGCGGTTCTGCTTAGCACATGTGCCCATTGCGCCAACGACGTCGAATCTGGACTCCCTGGAATGACGGAGCTCTCGGTGCGGTTCCTTCGTCCGGTTGTACCCGGGGATACGGTGCGATTCGAAGTGAATGCTGCCTGGGCGATGGACGGGACAGATCGAGACAGATATGAGGGGAGAGGAACAGTCGAAGGCATCTCTGTATGCCTCGCATCCTTTACACTGCCCCGGAGGAGGTGTGTATGCACGAGCGGCTAA
- a CDS encoding phosphopantetheine-binding protein, which translates to MRLHEDHLIKLVQGRCGMANVTLESEFAQIGLDSTAVIDLLIELEVIMDIDVLDNRLQLDDMVTLRNVYQYVHSLIPDEEKAE; encoded by the coding sequence ATGAGATTACATGAGGATCATCTTATCAAGCTTGTACAGGGCCGCTGCGGAATGGCGAATGTAACGCTGGAAAGCGAATTTGCCCAGATCGGTCTGGATTCGACGGCAGTCATTGATTTGCTGATCGAACTGGAGGTGATCATGGATATTGATGTGTTGGATAATCGGCTTCAACTGGATGATATGGTTACGCTGAGGAATGTATATCAATATGTTCATAGCTTAATTCCTGATGAAGAGAAAGCAGAATAA
- a CDS encoding alpha/beta fold hydrolase: MWTQMKLGDDEDIYAVFQRPHDAPLADATLVVTFSGLAQSMSEKGFLFARLRKAAALLTCHFVQFDYRGHGDSAGDFRSASITSMTKDAVEVLNHFLRGGTYTKVICIGHALGAEIAAAAMNRMTREYPALALILIAISPPSWRQPPVSRLFPPEVLSALAEAKEIEASRLFPGRDYYGFSDFEKRLLAFLNNWGGHIQQVHGQYISSTMLEELDQFRSRRFITDYLREAVCIVGQKDEECAAMAKASGAQPLTMPGVRRYHDHASAAEQVIRWIIVELERECGRT, translated from the coding sequence ATGTGGACGCAAATGAAGCTCGGCGACGACGAAGACATCTATGCGGTCTTCCAACGTCCCCATGATGCTCCGCTTGCAGATGCCACGCTTGTTGTGACATTCTCGGGCTTAGCCCAATCGATGAGTGAGAAGGGATTTTTGTTTGCGAGATTGCGGAAAGCGGCTGCCCTGCTAACCTGCCATTTCGTTCAGTTCGACTACCGGGGGCATGGAGACAGTGCAGGCGACTTCCGTTCAGCCTCGATCACCTCTATGACCAAAGATGCGGTTGAAGTGTTGAATCATTTTCTGCGTGGTGGCACGTACACCAAGGTGATCTGCATTGGACATGCGCTAGGTGCAGAGATTGCAGCCGCAGCCATGAACAGGATGACCAGAGAATATCCCGCGCTCGCCCTCATCCTGATCGCCATCTCGCCTCCATCATGGCGGCAGCCACCGGTATCACGCCTGTTTCCCCCAGAGGTATTGTCCGCGTTGGCGGAGGCGAAGGAGATTGAGGCCAGCCGATTGTTCCCTGGCAGGGATTACTACGGCTTTTCCGACTTTGAGAAGCGGCTGCTTGCTTTCCTCAACAATTGGGGGGGGCATATCCAGCAAGTACACGGTCAGTACATTTCTTCCACTATGCTGGAGGAACTGGATCAATTCCGCAGCCGTCGCTTCATAACGGATTATCTCAGGGAAGCGGTATGCATCGTCGGACAGAAGGATGAGGAGTGCGCAGCGATGGCCAAGGCATCAGGGGCACAGCCTCTGACGATGCCTGGCGTGAGACGGTATCATGACCATGCATCGGCTGCTGAGCAAGTCATCCGGTGGATAATCGTTGAGTTGGAGAGAGAATGCGGAAGAACGTAA
- a CDS encoding NAD-dependent epimerase/dehydratase family protein — MINKVLVTGAGGYIGTVLVAKLLSQDYHVVALDRFFFGKDKLQIHPNLQIVQEDTRRMHDTLLKGIDAVIDLAALSNDPSGEAFPDATWEINCSSRIGMAKMAQRMGVKRYILSSSCSVYGFHPPDQIVDEQSTINPLTVYAQANAEAEKGVLAIAEEQFAVTVVRLATVYGCSPRMRFDLAVNAMALGAWSKRVIPLMRGGEQWRPMLHVEDAAEAMCAVLKAEPDRVNRQIMNVGANEANYQMRALAEDIASHLPKKTVIEWYGDEDHRSYRVDFSKIGRIVDWKAKRTALEGALQVYSALEQGRVAETPDTYTIHWYRELQRWHAVLNEVCMYGGALDLNLLAKESM; from the coding sequence ATGATAAATAAGGTACTTGTAACCGGAGCAGGAGGATATATCGGCACTGTTCTGGTAGCTAAGCTATTGTCGCAAGACTACCATGTCGTGGCACTTGACCGATTCTTCTTCGGTAAGGATAAACTACAGATTCATCCGAACCTGCAGATTGTACAGGAAGATACGCGAAGAATGCACGATACCTTACTGAAAGGAATCGATGCGGTTATCGATTTGGCCGCTTTATCGAACGACCCATCCGGGGAGGCGTTCCCTGATGCGACATGGGAGATTAACTGTTCCTCGCGGATTGGTATGGCAAAGATGGCACAGCGAATGGGAGTGAAGCGTTATATTCTCTCTTCCTCCTGCAGCGTCTATGGGTTTCATCCGCCCGATCAGATTGTTGATGAGCAATCCACTATAAATCCCTTGACCGTCTATGCCCAAGCGAACGCAGAGGCGGAGAAGGGTGTCCTTGCCATTGCCGAAGAGCAATTCGCGGTAACGGTTGTACGATTGGCCACGGTATATGGTTGTTCGCCGCGTATGAGATTCGATCTGGCGGTGAATGCGATGGCGCTGGGCGCCTGGAGCAAGAGGGTTATCCCCTTAATGAGAGGCGGAGAACAGTGGCGACCGATGTTGCATGTAGAGGATGCGGCGGAAGCGATGTGCGCTGTGCTCAAGGCCGAGCCGGATCGGGTTAACCGGCAGATTATGAATGTCGGGGCTAATGAGGCCAATTACCAGATGAGAGCATTGGCCGAAGACATCGCCAGCCATCTCCCGAAGAAGACGGTCATTGAATGGTATGGCGATGAGGATCACCGATCTTACCGGGTAGACTTCTCCAAAATCGGGCGAATTGTGGACTGGAAGGCGAAGCGGACCGCCTTGGAGGGGGCTCTGCAGGTATACTCGGCATTGGAGCAGGGAAGGGTTGCCGAAACGCCGGATACGTATACGATCCATTGGTATAGAGAGCTTCAGCGCTGGCACGCGGTACTGAATGAGGTCTGTATGTACGGTGGTGCGCTGGATCTGAACCTGCTTGCGAAGGAGTCGATGTAG